Below is a genomic region from Lampris incognitus isolate fLamInc1 chromosome 2, fLamInc1.hap2, whole genome shotgun sequence.
CGGGGTGTTTCTCTGCAGCCGGCTGCCCCTCAGAGCAGCCGGCTGACACCCGAATAGAGCCTCTTTGTTCGGGGGGGGCTCAGAGTCGGTCTGTGCCGGGCTCCGGAAAGAACGCACGAACCGCCGGAcgcatctgtgcatgtgtgtcaggttcggggggcgggggggggaggatCACGGTACATGTACACGTAAGGCCGCTGTGTCGTCGGTTACACCATGTGTGCTTCTTATAGACCACGTTGACTGACGAACGGTGCCTCCTTCCTTGTTAACCGAGAGTCGGTTACCGAGGGTGGGAGGCCTCGTTTGTCAGTCGACCGCCGAACTTGAGGATTCGGGTTTTTTAAAAAGCGCGTTGCTCCTTGCAACGACACATAACAACAGCATACGAAGTCTGCAGGTGTGGTGTAAAGACCCGCTAGTTCAGGAGTCGGTTCTggagcacggtggcccggtggtcagcgccgtggcctcacagcaagaaggtcctgggttcagacccccggccgtcccgggtcctttctgtgtggggtttgcatgttctccccgtgtctgcgtgggtttcctcccaccatcaaaacagacgtgcatgttagggttaatactcctgcctgtgcccctgagcaaggcaatgggaagaaataactggagttggtccccgggtgctgcacggcggctgcccactgctcctagctacacaactagggtgggtgaaatgcagagagtaaatttcatttggatGTAAACATGAGTATCACATTCAAggcgtcgtcatcatcatcatcatcatcatcatcatcatcgtcaaatCAAGATTCAATATGAAACGTTTGTGATCATTTGTTTGTTACGAAAACGGGCCAAGTGTCTTTGTCCTTTCTGTCTTCCTGTTGAGGCTGTCCCTGGGAGGCCTCTGCGAGGTTGACGCAGATGGAAAATGGTGGCGCTTGAACGGCGGCCATGTACGTGCACGCCGCTCGAAGGCCGCCGCCCACACAACCTCCCAGCATCCACAATGGAGGGATTGACATCAGGCCGACTCTGGGTTTTGAGATGTGGGCTGTTTGAATGTATGATTCCTCCGCATTGGCAGCTTTTCAGTGGAACCGACTGAGGGGAATgcccccttgccccccccccccacagcatggAACATTTagtttttgatgggggggggggcccacctTAAATCTACAACGTTATCAGTGTGATGACAGACTGACAGCCTAAACTGAATGCTATTTTTACATGCATTCCTGTCAAACACtgctttatatatttatttatctatttattcccTGCTGTGTATTTCTTTGCCAGTTCACTTTTGAAAAGGGTCTCACCCCGGTTTCACTCCGGTGTAAATGTTATTTTCCTACAgtaaaataaaaatcacaaagTTCTCTAGTAAGGTTTCCACTGAGCGTCTTACAGGGGAAACCGTCTTGTTTTGACACGACTTTAAAGCTGAGCTCAAGCggagcttttatttatttatttatttatttatttatttatttatccactCCCAAACCCTGTTTAGCATACGCTGAAACTCCGAGAGCTCTCTCGGGTTACTTGTGGCTACCCTGCACCCCGTTTTAACCGAGGCATTCACCCCCCACCTGCTAAATTCAGCCGGGGAGTGGAATGTAGAGACCGATTGTTAGCTTACCGGGCGAGCTAATGCAAGGCCAGTTTATTTGTGTGGCACATTTCATACACGGAGGCCTTTCACATCGCTTCACACAAGGCGTAGGGGGGGCACCGGGTGAGAAAAAGATGAACAAAAAGAAATGAAGAAGTGTAAAAAAGTTGAGGATTAAGAATAGCATCAAAGCGATAGTAGTGCGGTCCTAGATAAGCTGCAGAACTCAGGAGAACTTAGAAGTCTTTCGCCCAGCTTTAAAGGGCGGTTCGACTCGGGCCGAGTCTCGGACCTTCTGGAGGTTTGTTCCGGCTATGTGTGATATGAAAACTAGCCGCCGCCTCACCAGGGTTTGTTTTAAACTCTGGGAATACTTGGCAGACCGGTCTCGGATGACTCGAGAGACTTCTAGAGGGTTCATACGATAAAAGCGAGTCAGAGATGTATTTCGGTCCCAAACCACTGGGTGCAGCGGGGTTTTCGAGTCTGTGCTGTGACTCACTGGATGCCGCTGCAGAGAGTTGGACGGTCCCCAAAGGATTTCATAATATGCAGcagggatttttcttttccctcgaGGCTGTCCAATAACAACCATTATAAGGAACTAATGTTTCTAGGTTGCCTGACACCGACCTCAAAATTGCGATGCTATCTGGTCGTCTCGGGTTGTGGCAGTGGCCCAAATTAGTCACTGAAAGCACTCCACTTACATTTTGGCACATCACCACTGCATTGTGGACGCTATCTGGTCCTTTTGCCTTCTGTAGGGAGTCATACTCAGCCCAACATACATCCCATAGATAATGGACTATCATCTGTTTCTCATGTATACTATCTGTTACACCTGTTTCTCATGGATATTCATGCGCAACATTCTCTATACATTACTCTGTTAGTATATTAGTGCAATACTCTGTGTAAGTATATTAGTGCAGTACTCTGTATATACATGTAAGTTAATATCCTCAGTTTACTGTGCTTAATATGGTTTATCTGTACATAAGTGTTTGTTTATTTACAGCATTCCCAAATCCATGTAttcccccaaaaaaatgtttttttggatttccccccctttttctccgcaattgtacttggccccactcctccgagctgtcctggttgctgctccaccccctccgccgacccggggagggctgcagactaccacatgcctcctccgatacatgtggagtcgccagccacttcttgtcacctgacagtgaggagtttcaccagggggatttagtgcatgggaggatcacgctattccccccctccagttcccccaccccctctgAACAcacgcccccgaccgaccagaggaggcgttagtgcagcgaccaggacacatacccacatctggcttcccacctgcagacacggccaattgtgtctgtcggggcgcccgaccaagccagaggcaacacggggattcgaactggcgatccccgtgttgatagccaatggaatagaccgctacgccacccagatgcctctTACCTTTATGAATACTTGCTGCCACTATTGTTGTGTGTCATGTTCATTGCATATTGTCTAATCTAGATCCCTGTGAGCCAAACTgagacaaattccttgtgtgAGGAAATGCACTTGGCCAACAAATCTGACCCCGGTTTCCCCCGTCTCGCCCCCCTCCTCGCTTCAACCCCTCTCAGGTCCTCAGTTTCATCGTCCTCATCTGCTACCTTGCGTCGCCGAAAGGAGGCTACTCTGCCGTGGCTATCTGTGAAATGGTCTTCGCCATAATTTTCTTCGGGGTCTTTTCGGCGGAGCTGGACAAGCAGTTCAGTGTGGTCAACTGGGTCTGGAGTGTGAGTACATTTGCTGCCTTACAGTATGACAACACATccagtacaaacacacacgcattcatgaAAACATACACGTATGTGCACATAGTTGACCATTGCTGTGACACCACAGACAAGTATTTTGACTTCCTCTTTATCCGCAGGATCTTTTCCGTGCAGTTATCGGTGCCCTGCTCTACATCATCACGTCGCTGATCTGTGTGATTGATAGGAGCAGAGATGGCGCTATCATCACAGGCGGGGTCAGTTCAGCCTTTCGTGATTCAACTCTAATTCTGcatcacaacaaaacaaaaaagataaTAATAGAAAACGGTAATACTCAAACTGCTGATGCAGAAGTTACATGCCTTGGATTTTGCAACCATCAACTGCTTACCATGAGTGTCTCCTTCAGTCGTGTTGTGGAAGCTCAATTCCGGGGGGTTATGCAGCCATATGTTTAGTGTAAACCCATGCCCCGGCAAAGGAAATGCTCTTAGCCACTGAGCGATACGGTCATCCTAGTTCATATTTCACCTTCCTTCCTCCCCGGTTTTAATCTGCTGCAGTCGAACGGACACATGGTACCAGAAGCAACAGCGTTCTTcgctgcttttttctttttttaaccacaGTTTCCTTTCTCCTCTCAGGTCTTCGGTTTGATTGCTGGTATCGTGTTTGCCTACGACACCTACACTATCTATCTGCAGATCAAGAGTACCAGGCATCACGCAGCAGCTGCCTCTGGTGAGAAGAAGAACCAGTTTGTATCTGCAGCTAACACACGTTCACCCTGCAGGCCCAAATGCTCAGTGCTATCTTGGTTTCTCTCACATCCGACTTTTTCATCTCACGGTTCACATTCATCTTCACATTcgtaggtggcacagtggttagcgctgttgtctcgcagcaagaaggtcctgggttcgagccccggggtagtccaaccttgggggtcgccccgggttttcctctgtggggagtttgcatgtgtctgcgtgggtttcctctgggtggtccggtttcctcccacagtccaaagacatgtaggtcaggtgaatcggccgtactagattgtccctaggtgtgaatatgtgtttgtgtgtgtgtgtgtgtgtgtgtgtgtgttggccctgtgatggcctggcggcctgtccagggtgtctccccgcctgccgcccaataactgctgggataggctccagcatccctgcgaccctgagagcaagataagcggtttagataatggatgggtggatgttctTTATTGAAAGGGACCATTATCTGATATCGGTGCAAAAGGTCcggaggtgtccaggtagcatagcggtctattccgttgcttatcaacacggggatcgtcggttcgaatccctgtgttacctccggcttggtcgggcatccctacagacacaattggccgtgtctgtgggtgggaagccagatgtgggtatgtgtcctggtcgctgcactagcgcctcctctggttggtcgggggggaatagcatgatcctcccacacgctacctccccctggtgaaactcctctgtcaggtgaaaagaagcggctggtgactccacatgtatgggaggaggcatgattgcggtagtctgcagctctccccggatcggcagagggagtggagcagagaccgggacggttcggaaaaatagggtaattggccaagtgcagttgggcagaaaaagaggagggaaaaaaaggtccTCCATCCTGAAACAACTTCTGCATCCATCCAAACAACAACAGCCACATGATCACATGATACCAACAGTTCTGCAGCATGTGGCTTAGAGCTCAGCTTGGATATACAAGTAGTTATCTCTCTGGACAGATTTGATCCCAGTTTGATCCCACCCAGCAGGGCTCCCAcgcatcctggaaaacctggacaaTTATAGATTAGTTTTCCAgtcatgtaaagaaaaaaaaaaacccttgaaaATTAT
It encodes:
- the plp2b gene encoding proteolipid protein 2b, with the protein product MADTGTGGPAPSYPQKLKAYLKTQKGSVLAAEIVLSFIVLICYLASPKGGYSAVAICEMVFAIIFFGVFSAELDKQFSVVNWVWSDLFRAVIGALLYIITSLICVIDRSRDGAIITGGVFGLIAGIVFAYDTYTIYLQIKSTRHHAAAASDDRV